The following are encoded together in the Glycine max cultivar Williams 82 chromosome 8, Glycine_max_v4.0, whole genome shotgun sequence genome:
- the LOC100795043 gene encoding metacaspase-4, with translation MAKKAVLIGINYPGTKAELKGCINDVRRMQRCLIDRYGFSEDDITVLIDTDESYTEPTGKNIRSALTRLVRSAKPGDILFVHYSGHGTRLPAETGEDDDTGFDECIVPSDMNLITDDDFREFVDGVPRGCTITIVSDSCHSGGLLEEAKEQIGESTKGEEEQSGSGFGFSSFLHRTVEDAIESRGFHIPSALRHNRGRDDDVDEAQDREIELPNGGYVKNRSLPLSTLIDILKQKTGKDDIDVGKLRPTLFDVFGEDASPKVKKFMNVIFNKLQHGSGESGGGILGLVGGLAQEFLKQKLDDNDEGYAKPALETKVESKQEAYAGPTKRGLPDGGILMSGCQTDQTSADASPAGSAASAYGAFSNAIQAIIEETDGAITNQELVQRAREKLKNSGFTQKPGLYCSDHHVDAPFVC, from the exons ATGGCGAAAAAAGCCGTTTTGATCGGAATAAACTACCCGGGCACGAAGGCGGAGCTGAAAGGATGCATAAACGACGTGAGGAGGATGCAACGCTGCCTCATCGATCGATACGGTTTCTCCGAAGACGACATCACCGTTTTGATCGACACGGACGAGTCCTACACGGAGCCCACGGGGAAGAACATCCGGTCAGCGTTGACCAGGCTGGTCCGATCGGCGAAGCCAGGGGACATTCTGTTCGTCCATTACAGCGGACACGGCACGCGCCTCCCCGCGGAAACCGGAGAGGATGATGACACTGGCTTTGATGAATGCATTGTTCCGTCTGACATGAACCTCATCACTG ATGATGATTTCAGGGAATTTGTTGATGGGGTGCCTAGAGGTTGCACGATCACAATTGTGTCTGATTCTTGCCACAGTGGTGGCCTACTTGAAGAAGCTAAGGAGCAGATAGGAGAGAGCACAAAGGGAGAGGAGGAACAATCTGGCTCTGGCTTTGGATTTTCAAGTTTTCTACACCGGACCGTGGAAGATGCCATCGAGTCTCGCGGATTCCATATCCCTTCAGCATTGCGCCACAACAGAGGCAGggatgatgatgttgatgaAGCTCAAGATAGGGAAATTGAACTTCCAAATGGGGGCTATGTAAAGAATAGGTCTTTGCCCCTTTCAACCCTGATTGATATACTCAAGCAGAAAACTGGAAAAGATGATATAGATGTTGGGAAACTGAGACCTACACTCTTTGATGTTTTTGGAGAAGATGCTAGTCCTAAAGTGAAGAAGTTcatgaatgttatttttaacaaactcCAACATGGAAGTGGTGAAAGTGGGGGTGGAATATTGGGGTTGGTAGGTGGTCTTGCACAAGAGTTTCTCAAGCAAAAGCTTGATGACAATGATGAGGGATATGCAAAGCCTGCATTGGAGACAAAAGTGGAAAGTAAGCAAGAGGCATATGCTGGACCAACCAAACGTGGCCTTCCGGATGGTGGGATATTGATGAGTGGATGTCAGACCGACCAAACTTCTGCCGATGCAAGTCCTGCAGGAAGCGCTGCCAGTGCTTATGGAGCTTTTAGCAATGCAATACAGGCTATAATTGAGGAGACTGATGGTGCAATCACAAACCAAGAACTTGTTCAAAGGGCAAGAGAGAAGCTGAAGAACTCCGGTTTCACTCAAAAACCGGGACTCTATTGCAGTGATCATCATGTTGATGCTCCTTTTGTGTGTTGA